From Thalassococcus sp. S3, one genomic window encodes:
- a CDS encoding DUF4174 domain-containing protein, which yields MKYILPLVLTAFIPVFAVAETTTSAPSANVIRPAGESDLSEFLWIKRPVVVFADNAADPRYGEQIELLTSRLEPLIERDVIVLTDTDPAAESPLRTKLRPRGFMLVLVAKDGSVLLRKPFPWSVRELTRSIDKLPARQREVRERRGDS from the coding sequence ATGAAATATATCTTACCGCTTGTTTTAACAGCTTTTATCCCGGTTTTCGCGGTTGCGGAAACAACCACGTCAGCGCCCAGCGCGAACGTGATCCGACCCGCGGGAGAGAGCGATTTAAGCGAATTTTTATGGATAAAGCGGCCCGTCGTGGTCTTTGCCGACAATGCCGCCGACCCCAGATACGGCGAGCAGATCGAGTTGCTGACCAGCAGGCTTGAGCCATTGATCGAACGCGACGTGATCGTTCTGACCGACACCGACCCTGCCGCGGAATCGCCCCTGCGCACAAAGCTGCGCCCGCGCGGTTTCATGCTGGTGCTGGTGGCAAAAGACGGCAGCGTGCTGTTGCGCAAGCCTTTCCCATGGAGCGTGCGGGAACTCACGCGATCCATCGACAAGCTCCCGGCCCGGCAACGCGAAGTGCGCGAGCGGCGGGGCGATAGCTGA
- a CDS encoding acetyl/propionyl/methylcrotonyl-CoA carboxylase subunit alpha, which yields MFKKILIANRGEIACRVIKTARKMGIPTVAIYSDADKQALHVQMADEAVHIGPPPANQSYIVIDKVMAAIKETGAEAVHPGYGFLSENAKFAEALEDAGVAFVGPPKGAIEAMGDKITSKKIAQEAGVSTVPGYMGLIEDAEEAVKISNEIGYPVMIKASAGGGGKGMRIAWDDQEAREGFQSSKNEAANSFGDDRIFIEKFVTQPRHIEIQVLCDTHGNGIYLGERECSIQRRNQKVVEEAPSPFLDEATRKAMGDQAVALAKAVGYASAGTVEFIVDGEKNFYFLEMNTRLQVEHPVTELITGVDLVEQMIRVAAGEKLSITQDDVKLTGWAIENRLYAEDPYRNFLPSIGRLTRYRPPAEIAAGPMLEDGTWHGDAPTGETAVRNDTGVYEGGEISMYYDPMIAKLCTWGPDRATAIEAMRVALDSFEVEGIGHNLPFVAAVMDHPKFVSGDMTTAFIAEEYPDGFEGVTLSDADLKRVAASCAAMHRVAEIRRTRVSGRMDNHERKVGTDWVVTLQGHRFEVSIAADADGSTVTFGDGTTHRVASTWTPGASLAQIDVDGTHLVLKVGKVSGGFRIRTRGADLKIHVRTPRQAELAELMPEKLPPDTSKMLLCPMPGLIVKVDVEVGDEVQEGQVLCTVEAMKMENILRAERKGVVSKINAGAGDSLSVDDVIMEFE from the coding sequence ATGTTCAAGAAGATCCTGATCGCAAATCGGGGCGAGATCGCCTGCCGCGTCATCAAGACCGCCCGCAAGATGGGTATTCCGACGGTGGCGATCTATTCGGACGCCGACAAACAGGCGCTGCATGTGCAGATGGCGGACGAAGCGGTCCATATTGGCCCTCCGCCAGCCAACCAGTCCTATATCGTCATCGACAAGGTGATGGCGGCGATCAAGGAGACCGGGGCCGAAGCGGTGCATCCCGGCTATGGCTTTTTGTCCGAAAACGCCAAATTCGCAGAAGCGCTTGAAGATGCGGGCGTGGCCTTTGTCGGCCCGCCGAAAGGCGCCATCGAGGCGATGGGGGACAAGATAACCTCGAAAAAGATCGCCCAGGAGGCAGGTGTTTCGACGGTGCCGGGTTACATGGGCCTGATCGAGGATGCCGAGGAGGCCGTGAAGATCTCCAACGAGATCGGATATCCCGTGATGATCAAGGCCTCCGCCGGGGGCGGCGGCAAAGGCATGCGGATCGCCTGGGACGATCAGGAGGCGCGCGAGGGCTTTCAGTCCTCCAAGAACGAGGCCGCGAACAGTTTTGGCGACGACCGCATCTTTATCGAAAAGTTCGTCACCCAGCCGCGCCACATCGAAATTCAGGTGCTCTGCGACACCCATGGAAACGGCATCTATCTGGGTGAGCGGGAATGTTCGATCCAGCGCCGCAACCAGAAGGTTGTCGAAGAGGCACCGAGCCCGTTTCTGGACGAAGCCACCCGAAAGGCGATGGGCGATCAGGCCGTCGCGCTGGCCAAGGCGGTGGGCTATGCCAGCGCGGGCACAGTGGAATTCATCGTCGACGGGGAGAAGAACTTTTACTTTCTTGAGATGAACACGCGCTTGCAGGTGGAACACCCGGTGACCGAGCTGATCACCGGTGTCGATCTGGTCGAGCAGATGATCCGCGTGGCTGCAGGTGAAAAGCTGTCGATCACCCAGGACGACGTCAAACTCACCGGGTGGGCGATTGAGAACCGCCTTTATGCCGAGGATCCCTATCGCAACTTCCTCCCGTCCATCGGGCGCCTGACGCGGTATCGTCCCCCGGCGGAGATCGCCGCCGGTCCGATGCTGGAAGATGGCACATGGCACGGCGATGCGCCGACCGGAGAGACAGCGGTGCGCAACGATACCGGCGTCTATGAGGGCGGCGAGATCAGCATGTATTACGACCCGATGATCGCCAAGCTTTGCACCTGGGGACCGGATCGGGCCACCGCGATCGAGGCGATGCGGGTCGCACTCGACAGTTTCGAGGTCGAGGGGATCGGGCATAACCTGCCCTTCGTGGCGGCGGTGATGGATCACCCCAAGTTCGTCTCGGGCGATATGACCACCGCGTTTATTGCCGAGGAATATCCCGATGGCTTTGAGGGTGTGACGCTGTCGGACGCGGATCTGAAACGCGTTGCCGCCTCTTGTGCCGCAATGCATCGCGTGGCGGAGATCCGGCGCACGCGCGTCTCAGGCCGGATGGATAATCACGAACGCAAGGTGGGCACGGATTGGGTCGTGACCCTGCAGGGGCACCGTTTCGAGGTGTCGATTGCCGCGGATGCGGATGGATCGACCGTGACATTCGGGGACGGCACGACGCATCGCGTGGCCAGCACCTGGACTCCGGGTGCGTCCCTGGCCCAGATTGATGTCGACGGCACGCATCTGGTGCTGAAGGTTGGCAAGGTTTCGGGCGGGTTCCGCATCCGCACCCGCGGTGCGGATCTAAAGATCCACGTTCGCACGCCTCGTCAGGCGGAACTGGCTGAATTGATGCCGGAAAAGCTGCCGCCCGACACGTCGAAAATGCTGCTCTGCCCGATGCCCGGTCTTATCGTCAAAGTTGACGTCGAAGTGGGAGACGAGGTGCAGGAGGGGCAGGTGCTCTGCACGGTTGAGGCCATGAAGATGGAAAACATCCTGCGGGCCGAACGGAAGGGTGTGGTCTCGAAAATCAATGCGGGTGCGGGCGACAGCCTGTCCGTGGACGACGTCATCATGGAATTTGAATAA
- a CDS encoding DUF6497 family protein, which produces MICLLLSTSPVFADVPVQVPSGQDVVLSEVLLDEEPGALWVRFRFIAPQIARDAGGVDAETAGIDMDHLCETVAVPYIAQHDLDPARIVISFSDRDVAFGTPDPAATQFFEIYRLENARCSWEQF; this is translated from the coding sequence TTGATCTGTTTGCTGCTCTCGACCTCTCCTGTCTTCGCCGATGTTCCCGTGCAGGTGCCGTCAGGACAGGATGTCGTGCTGTCCGAGGTTCTGCTGGACGAGGAGCCAGGCGCCCTTTGGGTGCGGTTCCGGTTCATCGCGCCGCAGATCGCGCGAGACGCGGGAGGTGTCGACGCCGAGACCGCCGGTATCGATATGGATCACCTCTGCGAGACGGTCGCGGTGCCCTATATTGCCCAGCACGATCTCGACCCGGCGCGCATCGTTATCTCATTTTCGGACCGTGATGTTGCTTTTGGTACACCCGATCCTGCAGCAACTCAGTTTTTCGAGATCTATCGGCTGGAAAACGCTCGCTGTAGTTGGGAGCAATTTTGA
- a CDS encoding cupin domain-containing protein yields MSKLWKNQAFTISHADDGKFVGQGLRAFFEYRDLGIDAATQGNFGAHVIRAVPGMDSPGAWHSHELDFQMVYVTRGWVVFEYEGQGEHILRAGSCVLQPPGIKHREVRHSDDMELIEIVSPARFDTKDESVP; encoded by the coding sequence ATGAGTAAACTTTGGAAAAATCAGGCCTTCACCATCTCGCATGCCGATGACGGAAAGTTCGTCGGGCAGGGCTTGCGGGCCTTCTTTGAATATCGCGATCTTGGCATTGATGCGGCGACCCAGGGTAATTTTGGCGCGCATGTGATCCGTGCGGTGCCCGGCATGGACAGTCCGGGTGCCTGGCATTCTCACGAACTAGACTTCCAGATGGTCTACGTCACGCGGGGCTGGGTGGTTTTTGAATACGAAGGGCAGGGCGAGCATATCTTGCGCGCCGGCTCTTGCGTGTTGCAGCCGCCGGGCATCAAGCATCGCGAGGTGCGTCATTCCGACGACATGGAGCTGATCGAAATTGTGTCACCTGCAAGGTTTGACACCAAGGACGAATCCGTCCCATGA
- a CDS encoding Rho termination factor encodes MADRPSIKDEETYDSLRDKGMSKEKAARIANAQANKDMEPSKKGGKAPPYEEWTKDALYERAQELDVEGRSDMTKDALIEALRAR; translated from the coding sequence ATGGCCGACAGACCCAGCATCAAGGACGAAGAGACCTACGACAGCTTGCGCGACAAGGGCATGTCGAAGGAAAAAGCAGCGCGGATTGCCAATGCTCAGGCCAACAAGGATATGGAACCGTCCAAAAAGGGCGGCAAGGCGCCACCTTACGAAGAGTGGACCAAGGACGCACTCTACGAACGCGCGCAAGAGCTGGATGTCGAGGGCCGTTCGGACATGACCAAAGATGCGTTGATCGAAGCGTTGCGCGCGCGTTAA
- a CDS encoding acyl-CoA carboxylase subunit beta, protein MKDILSELEDRRQAARLGGGQKRIDAQHGRGKLTARERIELLLDEGSFEEFDMFVTHRCTDFGMEKQKPAGDGVVTGWGTINGRMVYVFSQDFTVLGGSVSETHAKKICKIMDMAIETGAPVIGINDSGGARIQEGVDSLAGYGDVFQRNIMASGVVPQISVIMGPCAGGAVYSPAMTDFIFMVKDSSYMFVTGPDVVKTVTNEVVTAEELGGATTHTRKSSVADGAFENDVEALAEIRRLVDFLPLNNQEKPPVRPFFDDPARIETSLDTLVPENPNQPYDMKELILKLADEGDFYEIQEEFAKNIITGFIRLEGQTVGVVANQPMVLAGVLDIDSARKAARFVRFCDCFDIPLLTLVDVPGFLPGTTQEYNGVIKHGAKLLFAYGEATVPKVTVITRKAYGGAYVVMSSKHLRGDFNYAWPTSEVAVMGAKGATEIIHRADLNDPEKIAQHTADYEDRFANPFVAAERGFIDEVIQPRSTRRRVARAFAALRNKKAQMPWKKHDNIPL, encoded by the coding sequence ATGAAAGACATCCTGTCCGAACTCGAAGACCGCCGCCAGGCCGCTCGTCTGGGCGGAGGGCAAAAGCGCATCGACGCCCAGCACGGTCGCGGCAAGCTGACCGCACGCGAGCGGATCGAGCTTTTGCTCGACGAAGGCAGTTTCGAAGAATTCGACATGTTCGTCACTCATCGCTGTACCGATTTTGGGATGGAAAAACAAAAGCCTGCGGGCGATGGCGTGGTCACCGGCTGGGGCACGATCAACGGACGCATGGTGTATGTCTTTAGCCAGGATTTCACCGTTTTGGGCGGATCGGTGTCGGAAACGCATGCCAAGAAGATCTGCAAGATCATGGATATGGCAATCGAAACCGGGGCGCCGGTGATCGGTATCAACGACTCGGGCGGCGCCCGGATCCAGGAAGGCGTGGATTCGCTTGCAGGCTACGGCGATGTGTTCCAGCGCAACATCATGGCCTCGGGCGTGGTGCCGCAGATCAGCGTGATCATGGGGCCCTGCGCGGGCGGTGCGGTCTATTCGCCTGCGATGACCGACTTCATCTTCATGGTCAAGGACAGCTCTTACATGTTCGTCACCGGCCCGGATGTGGTGAAAACCGTCACCAACGAGGTCGTGACCGCCGAGGAGCTGGGCGGGGCGACGACCCACACCCGTAAATCCTCGGTCGCGGATGGTGCCTTTGAGAACGATGTCGAAGCACTGGCCGAGATACGCCGTCTGGTGGATTTCCTGCCTCTGAACAATCAGGAAAAGCCGCCCGTCCGGCCATTCTTCGATGATCCAGCCCGGATCGAAACATCGCTCGACACACTGGTGCCGGAAAACCCCAATCAGCCCTACGATATGAAAGAGTTGATCCTGAAGCTTGCCGATGAAGGTGACTTCTACGAGATCCAGGAAGAGTTCGCGAAAAACATCATCACCGGCTTCATCCGGCTGGAAGGCCAGACCGTGGGCGTAGTGGCCAACCAGCCGATGGTGCTGGCCGGTGTTCTGGACATCGACAGCGCCCGTAAGGCCGCGCGCTTTGTCCGGTTCTGCGATTGCTTTGACATTCCACTGCTCACGCTCGTGGACGTGCCCGGCTTCCTGCCCGGGACGACGCAGGAATATAACGGCGTGATCAAGCACGGTGCCAAACTGCTCTTTGCCTATGGCGAGGCGACGGTGCCGAAAGTGACGGTGATCACCCGCAAGGCGTATGGCGGGGCGTATGTGGTGATGTCGTCCAAGCATCTGCGGGGCGACTTCAACTATGCCTGGCCAACGTCAGAGGTCGCGGTGATGGGCGCCAAGGGCGCGACGGAGATCATTCACCGCGCGGACCTGAACGATCCGGAAAAGATCGCCCAGCACACGGCGGATTACGAAGACCGCTTCGCCAATCCCTTCGTGGCGGCGGAACGCGGCTTTATTGACGAGGTGATCCAGCCCCGTTCGACCCGCCGCCGGGTGGCCCGCGCCTTCGCGGCGTTGCGGAACAAGAAGGCGCAGATGCCTTGGAAAAAGCACGACAATATTCCGCTGTGA
- a CDS encoding multidrug effflux MFS transporter, with translation MSAAPDVRFLDRTSPPHIATLILLSGLSALAMNIFLPSLPGMTEHFETDYRVMQLSVAVYLGVNAALQIVIGPVSDKFGRRPVILWGLVLFLLATLGCILAPTAEVFLFFRMCQAVIAVAMVLSRAAVRDMFPQDKAASMIGYVTMGMAVVPMIGPAIGGALDEVFGWKANFWMLIILGAMTLGLAWSDLGETARASGKSLGQQFGEYPELLTSPRFWGYSMASALTSGAFFAYLGGAPFVGSTIFGLSPAELGIYFGAPAIGYFAGNFLTGRFAVKYGVNRMVYWGCLLNAGGVAISLILFYLGLQSAVVFFGFMTFVGLGNGMSIPNATAGMLSVRPHLAGTASGLGGAIMLGGGAGLSALAGLLLTEETGAFPLLWMMVITGTLGVIAIRYVMFREKQIGAA, from the coding sequence ATGTCTGCCGCGCCCGATGTCCGGTTTCTTGACCGGACCAGCCCCCCTCATATCGCCACGCTGATCCTGCTGTCGGGTCTGTCGGCGCTGGCGATGAACATTTTCCTGCCCAGTCTGCCCGGCATGACCGAGCATTTCGAAACAGACTATCGCGTGATGCAACTTTCGGTTGCGGTCTATCTTGGCGTGAACGCCGCCCTGCAAATCGTGATCGGCCCCGTGTCCGACAAGTTCGGCCGGCGCCCGGTGATCCTTTGGGGATTGGTGCTTTTTCTCTTGGCCACGCTGGGCTGTATCCTCGCCCCAACGGCCGAGGTCTTCCTCTTTTTCCGGATGTGCCAAGCTGTGATCGCCGTGGCCATGGTCCTCAGCCGCGCCGCTGTCAGGGACATGTTTCCGCAGGACAAGGCCGCCAGCATGATCGGCTACGTGACGATGGGGATGGCCGTTGTGCCGATGATCGGACCAGCCATCGGCGGCGCGCTGGATGAGGTTTTCGGCTGGAAGGCAAACTTCTGGATGCTCATCATCCTTGGCGCGATGACGCTTGGCCTCGCATGGTCCGATCTGGGCGAAACCGCCCGCGCCTCGGGCAAGAGCCTGGGCCAACAATTCGGTGAATATCCCGAACTCCTGACCTCTCCCCGCTTCTGGGGATATTCGATGGCCTCCGCCCTCACCTCCGGCGCATTCTTCGCCTATCTGGGCGGGGCACCCTTCGTCGGCAGCACGATCTTCGGCCTCTCGCCCGCAGAACTGGGCATATATTTCGGCGCGCCCGCCATCGGGTATTTCGCCGGCAATTTTCTGACCGGGCGCTTTGCAGTGAAATACGGCGTCAACAGGATGGTCTATTGGGGCTGCCTGCTGAATGCGGGCGGGGTCGCGATCTCGCTGATACTGTTCTATCTCGGCTTGCAGTCCGCCGTCGTTTTCTTCGGTTTCATGACCTTCGTGGGCCTCGGCAACGGCATGTCGATCCCCAACGCCACTGCCGGGATGCTATCGGTTCGCCCGCATCTCGCCGGTACCGCCTCGGGCCTTGGCGGTGCGATCATGCTGGGTGGCGGCGCGGGGCTCAGCGCGCTGGCCGGGCTTCTTTTGACCGAGGAAACGGGCGCCTTTCCCTTGCTCTGGATGATGGTGATTACCGGCACCCTGGGCGTCATAGCCATCCGTTACGTTATGTTCCGCGAAAAACAGATCGGCGCCGCCTGA
- a CDS encoding short-chain fatty acyl-CoA regulator family protein codes for MATQKLYAGAKLREMRTRMGLTQKDFAEKLGVSLPYLNQMENNNRPVSTTVVLALAQEFGIDVTELSTGDSERLVSDMREALADPVFADDMPPLADLRLTASNAPALARALITLHRNYRQTHERLASLDEALGREDARVQASPWDEVRDFFHYCDNYIDAVDRAAEHFAQSNESNMRATALQALHDMGVSVQWNDVPTMRRFEVESRVLHLSSRAAPETQVFQLLLQVALLRQDKLLEATLDFARFQSADARAIAKIGLANYFAGAALMPYTAFQQAAQDSRHDLELLGGRFGASIEQVAHRLSTLQRPGAKGIPFFFVRVDQAGTITKRHSATRLQFARFGGACPLWNVHRAFETPGRFLRQLAETPDGVRYISLARDVSKSGGSYGAPVRRYAIALGCEVKHAGSLVYADNLDISNASAFEPIGISCRICERKLCHQRSVPPLERQLNINTNRRDILPYEVR; via the coding sequence ATGGCCACTCAGAAACTCTACGCCGGAGCCAAGCTGCGCGAAATGCGCACACGGATGGGGCTGACCCAGAAGGATTTCGCCGAAAAGCTGGGTGTGTCGCTGCCCTATCTCAACCAGATGGAGAACAACAACCGCCCCGTCAGCACGACCGTGGTGCTGGCCCTGGCGCAGGAGTTTGGCATCGACGTCACCGAACTCAGCACCGGCGACAGCGAACGTCTGGTCAGCGATATGCGTGAAGCGCTCGCCGATCCGGTCTTTGCCGATGACATGCCCCCCCTCGCCGATCTGCGCCTGACGGCCTCCAACGCGCCCGCCCTGGCCCGGGCCCTGATCACCCTGCACCGCAATTACCGCCAGACACACGAGCGTCTCGCCTCTCTCGACGAGGCACTGGGGCGCGAGGATGCCCGCGTGCAGGCCAGCCCCTGGGACGAGGTGCGTGACTTCTTTCACTATTGCGACAATTACATCGACGCAGTGGACCGCGCGGCCGAACACTTTGCTCAATCCAACGAGAGCAACATGCGAGCCACCGCTTTGCAGGCCCTTCACGATATGGGCGTGTCGGTGCAGTGGAACGACGTGCCAACCATGCGCCGCTTCGAGGTCGAAAGCCGCGTGCTCCACCTCTCCTCCCGCGCCGCGCCCGAAACGCAAGTCTTCCAGCTTCTTTTGCAGGTCGCGCTGCTACGGCAGGACAAACTGCTGGAGGCCACGCTGGATTTCGCCCGGTTCCAAAGCGCAGATGCCCGCGCCATCGCCAAGATCGGCCTCGCCAACTACTTCGCCGGGGCAGCCCTCATGCCCTACACCGCGTTCCAGCAGGCCGCCCAGGACAGCCGCCACGATCTTGAACTGCTCGGCGGACGGTTCGGCGCCTCGATCGAACAGGTGGCCCACCGCCTCTCGACCCTCCAGCGGCCCGGCGCCAAGGGCATACCCTTCTTCTTTGTCCGCGTCGATCAGGCCGGCACTATCACCAAGCGCCATTCGGCCACGCGCCTGCAATTCGCCCGCTTCGGCGGCGCCTGCCCGCTCTGGAACGTGCACCGGGCCTTCGAAACGCCCGGCCGGTTCCTCCGCCAGCTCGCAGAAACGCCCGATGGCGTGCGCTATATCAGTCTCGCCCGTGACGTCTCCAAATCCGGCGGGTCCTACGGCGCGCCGGTGCGCCGCTATGCCATCGCCCTCGGCTGCGAGGTCAAACATGCAGGCTCTCTGGTCTATGCTGACAATCTCGACATCTCCAATGCCAGCGCATTTGAACCCATCGGCATCTCCTGCCGCATCTGCGAGCGCAAGCTCTGCCACCAGCGTTCCGTTCCACCGCTTGAGCGGCAGCTCAACATCAACACCAACCGCCGCGACATCCTGCCTTACGAGGTCCGTTAG
- a CDS encoding YdcH family protein, which produces MSHTPHELADEFPEKVPEMQRLKAENGHFARLMDQYHRINRAVHRAETRVEPMEEFEEQELRKKRMELKDKIWGILSRV; this is translated from the coding sequence ATGTCCCACACCCCGCATGAGCTTGCCGACGAATTCCCTGAAAAGGTGCCGGAAATGCAGCGTTTGAAAGCGGAAAACGGGCATTTTGCGCGGTTGATGGATCAGTATCACCGGATCAACCGCGCGGTGCACCGCGCAGAGACACGAGTGGAACCGATGGAGGAATTCGAGGAACAGGAGCTGCGCAAGAAGAGAATGGAGCTAAAGGACAAGATCTGGGGGATCCTCTCCCGCGTCTAA
- a CDS encoding mandelate racemase/muconate lactonizing enzyme family protein: MKIKDIRIRPLTLPLRQPYHWTQGIRTSFSVNVIELEAADGTIGVGECTVAPNQEASARILRTLAQTLIGESLYDAAPLRDRILREHYMAVGANTMRAANQMLAGLDFAVWDAQGKVAGRPVSDLLGGAYRRKVGYFFFLQGDTPEDLARHAAKGAAAGERVFYLKVGRPDQEADIDIVRAVRAEIGEARLRLDANEGWDPYRAIRMCRKLEPFDIDFIEQPTSSWSLEAMAHVRQSVGIPIVADQAAFTLYDVYEICRRRAADMICIGPREVGGIQNMLKAATVAEAAGLSICIHSSFTTGITTAAEHQIARMIPNLDDGNQIMWQLARDNIVAHPSIAPQHGWLEMPDAPGLGITLDETIIAAHAN, translated from the coding sequence ATGAAGATCAAAGATATCCGCATCCGCCCCCTCACTCTTCCGCTGCGCCAGCCCTATCACTGGACACAAGGCATTCGCACCTCGTTCTCGGTCAACGTCATAGAGCTTGAGGCAGCCGACGGCACAATCGGCGTTGGCGAGTGCACCGTTGCGCCAAATCAAGAGGCCTCCGCCCGCATCCTGCGAACGCTGGCCCAAACGCTCATCGGCGAGAGCCTCTATGACGCGGCTCCGCTGCGCGACCGCATATTGCGGGAGCATTACATGGCGGTCGGCGCCAACACGATGCGCGCCGCCAACCAGATGCTGGCCGGTCTCGATTTCGCCGTCTGGGACGCGCAGGGCAAGGTCGCGGGCCGTCCGGTCAGCGACCTGTTGGGCGGCGCCTATCGCCGCAAGGTGGGCTATTTCTTCTTTCTGCAGGGCGACACGCCCGAAGACCTCGCCCGGCACGCCGCCAAAGGCGCCGCCGCCGGAGAACGCGTCTTTTATCTCAAAGTGGGTCGCCCGGATCAAGAGGCAGATATCGACATCGTCCGCGCCGTGCGGGCAGAGATCGGCGAGGCCCGCCTGCGCCTCGACGCCAACGAGGGCTGGGACCCGTATCGCGCTATCCGCATGTGCCGCAAGCTCGAGCCCTTCGATATCGACTTCATCGAACAGCCCACTTCAAGCTGGTCTCTGGAGGCCATGGCGCATGTGCGCCAATCGGTCGGCATTCCCATCGTCGCCGATCAAGCCGCCTTCACCCTCTATGATGTCTATGAGATCTGCCGCCGCCGCGCCGCCGACATGATCTGCATCGGACCACGCGAAGTGGGCGGCATCCAGAACATGCTTAAGGCCGCCACAGTGGCCGAGGCGGCGGGCCTCTCGATCTGCATTCATTCGAGCTTCACCACCGGCATCACCACAGCTGCCGAGCATCAGATTGCCCGGATGATCCCCAACCTCGACGACGGCAACCAGATCATGTGGCAACTGGCCCGCGACAATATCGTTGCGCACCCCTCCATCGCACCGCAGCACGGCTGGCTGGAGATGCCGGACGCCCCGGGCCTCGGCATCACGCTGGACGAAACGATAATCGCGGCGCACGCCAACTAG
- the betA gene encoding choline dehydrogenase: MQADFVIVGAGSGGCATAYRLAESGASVLVIEHGGTDAGPFIQMPAALSYPMNMSRYDWGYMSEPEPHLGGRRLACPRGKVVGGSSSINGMVYVRGHAMDYDHWAEEGADGWAYADVLPYFRRMENWHDGGHGGDPAWRGKDGPLHVTRGPRDNPLFDAFVEAGQQAGYEVTDDYNGEKQEGFGPMEQTVWHGRRWSAANAYLRPAMKRGKCELVRGLACRIMIEEGRATGVELERGGIRQIVRARREVVLAASSINSPKLLMLSGIGPAAHLAEHGIEVVADRPGVGANLQDHLELYIQMAAAQPITLYRHWNVVSKAVIGAQWLFTKTGLGASNQFESAAFIRSRAGIPYPDIQYHFLPMAVRYDGHAPAEGHGFQAHVGPMRSASRGSVTLRSSDPAAAPVIRFNYMSDPQDWEDFRTCIRLTREIFAQPAFEPFVRHEIQPGASAQSDDELDAFISEHVESAYHPCGTCRIGRASDPMAVVDPEGRVIGIDRLRVADSSVFPRITNGNLNAPSIMVGEKVSDHILGRDPLPRANDRPWIHPEWETAQR, translated from the coding sequence ATGCAGGCGGATTTCGTCATCGTCGGGGCAGGCTCTGGGGGCTGTGCCACCGCATATCGGCTGGCCGAGAGCGGCGCGTCGGTTCTGGTGATCGAACATGGCGGCACCGATGCGGGGCCGTTCATCCAGATGCCGGCCGCGCTCAGCTATCCGATGAATATGTCGCGTTATGACTGGGGGTATATGTCCGAGCCCGAGCCGCATCTGGGCGGGCGCAGGCTTGCCTGTCCGCGCGGCAAAGTGGTGGGCGGGTCGTCGTCCATCAACGGCATGGTCTATGTGCGCGGGCACGCGATGGATTACGACCATTGGGCCGAGGAAGGTGCGGATGGCTGGGCTTATGCGGATGTGCTGCCGTACTTCCGGCGAATGGAAAACTGGCATGACGGTGGGCATGGCGGCGATCCGGCCTGGCGGGGCAAGGACGGGCCGCTGCATGTGACGCGCGGCCCCCGCGACAATCCCTTGTTCGACGCTTTCGTAGAGGCGGGCCAGCAGGCGGGCTACGAGGTCACCGACGACTATAACGGCGAGAAGCAGGAAGGCTTTGGCCCGATGGAGCAGACCGTCTGGCACGGACGGCGCTGGTCTGCAGCCAATGCCTATCTTCGGCCCGCCATGAAGCGTGGCAAGTGCGAACTGGTCCGTGGACTGGCCTGCCGGATCATGATCGAAGAGGGGCGCGCCACGGGTGTCGAACTGGAGCGCGGTGGCATCCGACAGATCGTGCGGGCGCGGCGCGAGGTGGTGCTGGCGGCCTCATCGATCAACTCGCCGAAGCTCTTGATGCTGTCGGGGATCGGACCGGCGGCGCATCTGGCCGAACACGGGATCGAGGTGGTTGCGGACCGGCCCGGCGTGGGGGCCAACCTGCAGGACCATCTGGAGCTTTATATCCAGATGGCGGCGGCGCAGCCGATCACGCTTTACAGGCATTGGAACGTGGTCAGCAAGGCGGTGATTGGTGCGCAATGGCTCTTTACCAAGACAGGGCTTGGCGCGTCGAACCAGTTTGAAAGCGCGGCCTTCATCCGGAGCCGGGCAGGCATTCCTTACCCGGATATCCAGTATCACTTCCTACCGATGGCGGTGCGCTATGACGGGCATGCGCCGGCGGAGGGGCACGGGTTTCAGGCCCATGTGGGACCGATGCGGTCGGCCTCTCGCGGGTCGGTGACGCTGCGGTCGTCTGATCCGGCCGCGGCACCGGTGATCCGGTTTAACTACATGTCCGATCCGCAGGATTGGGAGGACTTCCGGACCTGTATTCGCCTGACGCGCGAGATCTTTGCCCAGCCGGCCTTTGAGCCTTTCGTGCGGCACGAGATTCAGCCTGGTGCCTCGGCGCAGTCAGATGACGAGCTAGACGCCTTCATTTCCGAGCATGTGGAGAGTGCCTATCACCCTTGCGGGACCTGCAGGATCGGGCGTGCCTCTGATCCGATGGCTGTGGTCGATCCGGAGGGGCGGGTGATCGGTATCGACCGGCTGCGGGTCGCGGATAGCAGCGTCTTTCCTCGCATCACGAACGGCAATCTGAATGCACCGTCGATCATGGTGGGCGAGAAGGTGAGCGATCATATCCTGGGTCGTGATCCCTTGCCACGTGCCAATGACCGGCCCTGGATCCATCCGGAATGGGAGACGGCGCAGCGCTAG